One part of the Candidatus Methylomirabilota bacterium genome encodes these proteins:
- a CDS encoding acyl carrier protein — translation MREAHRARVLDFLRTIQKPDRPLEAVAESDSLVEAGLIDSLALLEIVAFLEEQYRIDFAETGLEPDQLTSVSGILDLIEREARA, via the coding sequence GTGCGCGAGGCCCACCGCGCGCGCGTGCTCGACTTCCTCCGCACCATCCAGAAGCCCGACCGCCCTCTCGAGGCGGTGGCCGAAAGCGACAGCCTGGTCGAGGCCGGTCTGATCGATTCGCTGGCCCTGCTCGAGATCGTGGCCTTTCTCGAGGAGCAGTACCGGATCGATTTCGCGGAGACGGGCCTCGAGCCCGATCAGCTCACCTCGGTCAGCGGCATCCTCGATCTGATCGAGCGCGAGGCGCGGGCCTGA